The DNA sequence CATCTGGTGCCCAAGAGGATCGATGACTTCAAAACCCTCAAGCCCTTTAAAGATGCTTCCAACCACACCGTGGTGGCGGTCTTTGATAAGTCGTCAACCCAGGGAACGTATCCTGTTCCGTACGTCGTATGGTCAAAACCGCCTCGGACAACGCTTGGTTTGGGCGACACTCTTGAAACCATCAGGGGCCTCATTACCTCGACGATGAACGATGCCGGACCCGTAGAACCTTTAATTCCAGGATCGCCATGGAGTGTTCTTGCTCCGGGACGGCACGAAATCCTGCGGTACTTGGCGGGGAAATGCTCCTGGGTAGCCGGCCGCAAGGGGATTACGGCCGATCTGAACGGCGTCTATTTCGTTCCTGTACTCAACGACAATGGCACGGATGTTCAGATCGCGAGCAGGCCCAATGCGGGCCGTAAGGATCTTGGTGCCCGCAGGACGGCCTGGGTGGAACCGGATCTTCTTTACCCGCTGATCAAAGGCGCAAGCGACTTCGAGCCCTACTACCTGAAGCTGAGCAACCCTGATTACGCCGCTGAGCGTCTCTATACCTTCGTACCAAATACGGGCATTCAAGGCGCCCACTACAGACAGGCAGAACAGGCGATCAACGCGCCGGGCTTGCGGAAAACCAAAGATTGGTTTGCCAACTTCAGCGATCTTCTGAAGGAACGCTCAACGTATCGCCGCCAGATGAAGGGTGCGCCGTACCATGCTGTCTACAACGTAGGCGACTACACCTTTCAGCCCTGGAAAGTCGTCTGGCCCGAAATGTCCAGTAACTTCTACGCAGCAGTGGCGGGCATGGGTCAAGTCCCGATTGCAGGAGAGCGACCCTATGTCCCGGACCACAAGGTTTATTTCGCCTCCTTTGACAAGCCGGAAGCAGCCTACTACCTTTGCGGGCTGCTGAACTCCCCGGTCGTGAGGGAGTGGATCCAGAGCCACACTGTGTCCATCCAGGTGGGCGACGTCTTCAAGCACCTGAGTGTCCCGGAGTTCGACGCCGAGAATCCGGTCCACCTTAGACTGTCCTCACTAGTGGAAAAAGCCCACCAGGAGCATGATTCTGTACGCCGGAAGCAATTGATACCAGACATTGAGGCGGCGGCTGATCGTGTTTTGAGCGTGGGCGTCGTGCAAGCACATGAAAACTTAGAGGCTGCTTCGGCAGCCTGCTAAGTCCTTGCGCTAAGGAAACCACTGTCTCTAGGCTGCTCCCCTAAGATAGAAGGCGGATGGAACCTGCCCTGCCGGTCAGGTTCCATCTTTTTTGCCCTTCCACTTCACCCCGCTGTGCTCCGGAAGCCGGGACGAGTACTACCGGCTCCATGTTCTGCTTCCACGTGAACCCATACTTGGGCGAGTTCGGAAGGATTACTTATATCGAGCGTGACTCTGGTCACTGAAGCCGATGACCCGTCTGGTAGGAGGATTTGTGTTCCTACTGGCGGGAAGATATCGCTTCGTAGCCAAGCAACAGTGTCCCCGTTCTGGTCCAGGAACCGAGTTCCTCCTGTGTTGGCAGCGTCAAAAACAAATGTGGAGGGCTTCATTCTGGGGGCTCCTGAAGATTTCTAAGAGTCGAATTTCGAATCACATGCCTTAGACATAGCTGGAATCGGGTAGGAGTGGACGGACGAGTGCAGTGTCGCGCCTGTCCGGTCGTCTTCGGGACAAAAGTGAGAAGAAGGTGGGCGGTTGGATAATGAGCAACTATGGACCCGAATACTGCGGCTTTCCGTTGTCCCGCGCCAGGACAGCAATGGGCCTACAGACTGCGCGACGACGAGCCCTCCGAGCGGGTGCAAGTCTTGGCGTTGCACCAAGAGGCTCGTCGATTCCGGGTTGATATCCGCCATCTGGATGGGGACGCATGCGGCAGGGAAGATAACGTGCCTCGTGGACGCCTCAGGGTGCCGTGGGAAGAGGTAACCCAGTACGACGCCTCAATGGATGGGTGGAGGCGTCTCAGGGCGGAATCTATCGACGAGAACGAATCTTCGGCCATGTGGGCAGTACTTGAGCTACTCATACCTTCGGAAGTTGGCGAACTATGCGTTACTCCAGTCGACGATGCTTTGGTTGTCCACGATCAAGGGGCGCTTGAAACACTTATGGGGCAGCCTCTGGCCGACGTACAGACCAAGTTTTCATGCGTGGTTCACGACGGAGAGTCGTGCCTCTCGCCGCGCGCGTCGCTATCTGTCGTAGAGCTTGCCTGTCACAAGAACCCAACCCCTGTTCTGGACTTGGTCATAGCCGAGGAGGCAAAGGCTCGGGAAAAGGCCAAAAGAGGCGGGACAGTTGAGGACTGGGAAACCAAAAAACCGGTAGATACCTCGCCCCAATATGAACACGGATACTACCTACGCCGGCAAAAACCCATCCATGAGATCCTTCGCCAGTGGTGCGGGTATCGCTCTGTAACAGCCCACGAACGGCTCTTGGCTGCAGAGGCTGAGGTCAATCGCCTAGACGTTCTCCTAGCCTGGTCAGTCGATTACATCCGCCGGATCGACGAGAGCACCGCGGCAATGATTGAGAAGGAGCACGAGGAGGACCGCATCACCTCTTACAACATCCGCCCCGTTCCCCAACGTCCACTGGAACCACATGAAATCCCCCGCGTTCAGGTTCCAAGCCGTCGGCGCTGGCCCCACTGACAACACAGGTGTTGCATACCACCCGTTCTAGTGGGATTGGAGTTCCTCGGAGATCCCGACCTCAGCGTCTACCAATAAGGGGCGCCGCAGGAGCTGGATCTCCTGGTATGTGTCATTCCGTACAGTTCTCGTCCGAACGGTCCCAATCCGCCAACCGCGTTCAACCGCTTTGGGGTGCAACTGAGTCAGCACCTTCCCTCCGGCACATACGGCCACCTCGGTGTATTCATCCGCGCCGTCAATGTTGGCGGTCAGCTCGAAAGATGCGGCGCCCAGGTAAAACTTGGGCGCTTCGCGGACTGCATGAGCATGGTCCCCGATGAAAAGATCGTTTCCCCAAGGGAACGTCGAGGAGGGAGTGAAATCCGAATCTGACATCCTTTCCAGGATGCCTTGCACGGTGCTGCGCCACTGCTGCCGGGGCACCTTGTCCAAACCAAGCATGCAGATAAATCGTGGGGCTTCCGACCGCTCTGAAATTGCAAGATAACGACCCGAGTCCATCGCAACCATTCGCAGGACGGCACCGGAATTCAACTTCCACGAAATATAAAAGGCATTGTAGTAGTACTTGTGCTCGGCAATTGCCCCCAACCTGGATTGCGGCCTGGTCGTCACCGGCTCCTTCTTCTTCACCTTCCTAATCGTTCCTGGACGGCCCGCCATGGCATCGGATAATGCCAAGACGAGTGCTTCAATTACGTGCTTAGTAACCACTTCAGACTGTGCCAAGACATCGTGCTCACCGATTGGGCCCAGCCCGCCCAACCGCAAACGCACGACCTGCCACCCTACGCCGGCTAGAAGATCGTTGCGCCTCTTGTCTTCTCTTTCCTTGCCAGCGTGGGTGTAGGCAGGGTCAACTTCCACGCAAACCTTTGTCTTGGAAATAAGGATGTCTGGCGTCAGAACGGGAAAGTTATTGCGTTCTGGTTCATGTCCGCACTGAATTGCGCTGCGACCTTTATGGACTCTGAATCCGGCGGCAACCAGCTTGTCCCGTACCTCTTGCTCCGTCTTAGAGGTCGAGAGGTTACGAGATTGGATGACGGTGCCAGCCTGGTAATAGGGGCCTGAACTTTTCGCTTTTCTCTCTGCGAAATCAGCCCTGGCCGTTGGCCGGCATGCTCTGCACACTGCCATGTACTCGACGCCAGGCCGGGCGATTACCTCGTGGCCACAGCTCAGGGTTACGCGCCCGTACAACTGTTCGTCAGCGCAGCTGAGACATGCCCTCGATCCACCGGCCTTTTTACGCCATCCTGATACGGCAGCGCACTGAACGACAGCCGACTCAATAAATTTGTGCCCCACCGGGCAAATCCAGCGGACCTTCACCGGAGAGGTGGCTGGAATGTCTCCTGGCCCGAATGGATTCTCGTCGTCCCACATGTCAAGCACTTCTTTGTGCTTCAGCGCAACCGTCACTTCCGCTTTTGGCGCACGTCGAGCAAGGCCCAGCCGGCTTCGATCTTCCGGCGTCAGCGCCGGCCAGTCTTCAAGTGCTTTCACAAATGCCCCCAATTCAGATCCGGATGCTAAACCTCGGTTCCGGCTGATAGTAGACGAGCCCACCGACATTACGCGGCGAAGTTCTGGGGCACTTCCTGAGACGCCGCCGTTAGGCTCGAGCAATGACTGGGATGATTTCAGTTGGCGGGTTCACCGAGCCGATTGAGAAAGCCACGCGCTTGGTACGGGAGTACGTGACCGAATACGGCAGGTGGTCCTACCCCGCCTACGATGGCTACCTTCGGGATACGCCAACCCTTGACGTCCGCCAACAAGACCTGCTGGCCGCAGCGCTACTCAATGCCGGTCAGCAGCCAATTCCCACTTACTACGGGCTGCTGGAGATCCTGCCTGAAATCAACCGCCGCCTAGAGGACCCACGCTTGACTGGCACGCTTGAGGAAGCTTCAGGTGACA is a window from the Pseudarthrobacter siccitolerans genome containing:
- a CDS encoding Eco57I restriction-modification methylase domain-containing protein, translated to RLDHVFEIMGEEVETGAAFDVVSAKLVASGSLTPAELVAWSPPLQRTYGRVLDLHNQKWNGIWFRIVRNFFWSATAGEFDLVIGNPPWVRWSKLPDAYRERVKPTCESYGIFSEAGRHGGNELDVSAMITYTVADKWLKVEGRLAFVITGAIFKNPSSSGFRNFIIHPEDPDSPHLVPKRIDDFKTLKPFKDASNHTVVAVFDKSSTQGTYPVPYVVWSKPPRTTLGLGDTLETIRGLITSTMNDAGPVEPLIPGSPWSVLAPGRHEILRYLAGKCSWVAGRKGITADLNGVYFVPVLNDNGTDVQIASRPNAGRKDLGARRTAWVEPDLLYPLIKGASDFEPYYLKLSNPDYAAERLYTFVPNTGIQGAHYRQAEQAINAPGLRKTKDWFANFSDLLKERSTYRRQMKGAPYHAVYNVGDYTFQPWKVVWPEMSSNFYAAVAGMGQVPIAGERPYVPDHKVYFASFDKPEAAYYLCGLLNSPVVREWIQSHTVSIQVGDVFKHLSVPEFDAENPVHLRLSSLVEKAHQEHDSVRRKQLIPDIEAAADRVLSVGVVQAHENLEAASAAC
- a CDS encoding DUF559 domain-containing protein, which produces MKALEDWPALTPEDRSRLGLARRAPKAEVTVALKHKEVLDMWDDENPFGPGDIPATSPVKVRWICPVGHKFIESAVVQCAAVSGWRKKAGGSRACLSCADEQLYGRVTLSCGHEVIARPGVEYMAVCRACRPTARADFAERKAKSSGPYYQAGTVIQSRNLSTSKTEQEVRDKLVAAGFRVHKGRSAIQCGHEPERNNFPVLTPDILISKTKVCVEVDPAYTHAGKEREDKRRNDLLAGVGWQVVRLRLGGLGPIGEHDVLAQSEVVTKHVIEALVLALSDAMAGRPGTIRKVKKKEPVTTRPQSRLGAIAEHKYYYNAFYISWKLNSGAVLRMVAMDSGRYLAISERSEAPRFICMLGLDKVPRQQWRSTVQGILERMSDSDFTPSSTFPWGNDLFIGDHAHAVREAPKFYLGAASFELTANIDGADEYTEVAVCAGGKVLTQLHPKAVERGWRIGTVRTRTVRNDTYQEIQLLRRPLLVDAEVGISEELQSH